From the Strigops habroptila isolate Jane unplaced genomic scaffold, bStrHab1.2.pri NC_044298.1_ctg1, whole genome shotgun sequence genome, one window contains:
- the ZNF865 gene encoding LOW QUALITY PROTEIN: zinc finger protein 865 (The sequence of the model RefSeq protein was modified relative to this genomic sequence to represent the inferred CDS: inserted 1 base in 1 codon) — protein sequence GAGGGGGGGGGGDDNVHFPSYPFDFLEFLNHQRFEPMEPYGHEHPKALPGLPCAQPPFDYPPPPGAPPFDRPPPXKPKAEGAASSSSSSSSSQPKKPPHTPPARPPPPQPLFEATSAFNAPQWGIVDLSSHHQHLFGGLKRGAPVTTVTTGTPPVPAAPPDAGVKEEKGYFRRLKYLMERRFPCAVCHKAFKQSSHLVQHMLVHSGERPYECGTCGRAYNHVSSLIRHRRCHKEPGEAGAGAGATAVGLVTAAGVNVAPNGVNVAPNGVNVAPNGVNVAPNGVNVAPNGVNVAPNGVNVTPNGVNVAPNTVNVAPNGVNVAPNGVNVAPNAVNVAPNGVNVAPNGVNVAPNAVNVAPNAVNVAPNGVNAANGVNVAPNAVNAAPTEVTAAPTGVNAPNGVNPLASGVAVAPSRVNVVPAEGNAAPNGVSALGVGVTAAPNGVNPLSGVNAAPNRVNPLVSTINVAPNGVNVAPNGVNVAPAGSTAAPPRLNPLPSGVTLGPGGLIPAAGGLILAPGALLPAPVSVALAPGAAAPSGSASDGPFTCSLCWKVFKKPSHLHQHQIIHTGEKPFTCSVCSKSFNRRESLTRHVKTHSGLLRVPCAVCGKEFRDPAYLLRHQAAAHGAQRPPAYACDVCGKAYAAPQSLLRHRQLHAAYPALPKAFPGEGKAGTGGKSFSCGICGRCFGRRETLKRHERIHTGEKPHQCAVCGKRFRESFHLSKHHVVHTRERPYKCELCGKAFGYPQSLTRHKQIHRLPLPTGNTDGLSYGCAECGERFPDLLRAVGHKEAHAQDKPFGCDACGKAFGFLENLMWHKLSHQPAPERLLPAAPEPPEPPPVVPSSERFSCGTCGRSFRRFLALVTHKYRHLPAPQRPPPACSECGRRFPGAYELLRHRRRHRSRCRSCGRRFWAAALLRRHRRRCPGEERPLRCGACGRRFRHRWALRRHRLVHAGARAFKCARCRRRFAGPAALSEHQRVHGAGGRLRRCRACGSTFRYRRNLLEHRRGHHGAYGCERCGKSFFHLACALGHRSCRRRRLRAGPRRRRDGAGGKGGSGGGGCGGVRGGGRGKGGWGWGGGRGGGGGAV from the exons ggggccgggggggggggcggcggcggcgggggggg CGACGACAACGTCCACTTCCCGAGTTACCCCTTCGACTTCCTGGAGTTCCTGAACCACCAACGCTTCGAGCCCATGGAGCCCTACGGCCACGAGCACCCCAAAGCCCTGCCCGGGCTCCCCTGCGCTCAGCCCCCCTTCGACTACCCGCCCCCCCCCGGAGCCCCCCCCTTCGACCGGcctcccc ccaaacccaaggCTGAAGGTGCCGCTTCCtcctcatcatcctcctcctcctcccagcccaagaaa cccccccataccccccccGCCCGTCCCCCCCCACCGCAACCCCTCTTCGAGGCCACCAGCGCCTTCAACGCCCCGCAATGGGGCATCGTGGACCTGTCgagccaccaccagcacctctTCGGGGGGCTGAAGCGTGGGGCGCCGGTGACAACGGTGACAACGGGGACCCCCCCGGTGCCTGCGGCCCCCCCGGACGCGGGGGTCAAGGAGGAGAAGGGTTATTTCCGCCGCCTCAAGTACCTGATGGAGCGGCGCTTCCCGTGCGCCGTGTGCCACAAGGCCTTCAAGCAGTCGTCGCACCTGGTGCAGCACATGCTGGTGCACAGCGGCGAGCGGCCCTACGAGTGCGGCACCTGCGGCCGCGCCTACAACCACGTCTCCAGCCTCATCCGCCACCGGCGCTGCCACAAGGAGCCCGGCGAGGCCGGCGCCGGCGCCGGCGCCACCGCCGTGGGGCTGGTCACAGCGGCCGGGGTCAACGTGGCGCCCAACGGGGTCAATGTGGCACCCAACGGGGTCAATGTGGCACCCAACGGGGTCAACGTGGCGCCCAACGGGGTCAACGTGGCACCCAACGGGGTCAACGTGGCACCCAATGGGGTCAACGTCACACCCAATGGGGTCAACGTTGCACCCAACACGGTCAATGTGGCACCCAATGGGGTCAACGTCGCACCCAACGGGGTCAACGTTGCACCCAACGCGGTTAATGTGGCACCCAACGGGGTCAATGTTGCACCCAACGGGGTCAACGTTGCACCCAACGCGGTCAATGTGGCACCCAACGCGGTCAATGTGGCACCCAATGGAGTCAACGCAGCCAATGGGGTCAATGTAGCACCCAACGCAGTCAACGCGGCGCCCACTGAGGTCACCGCAGCACCCACCGGCGTCAACGCACCCAATGGGGTGAACCCGTTGGCAAGCGGAGTGGCGGTGGCGCCCAGCAGGGTCAACGTGGTGCCCGCCGAGGGCAACGCGGCGCCCAACGGAGTCAGCGCCTTGGGTGTCGGGGTCACCGCGGCACCCAATGGGGTCAACCCATTGAGCGGCGTCAACGCGGCGCCCAATAGAGTCAACCCGTTGGTGAGCACAATCAACGTGGCACCCAACGGGGTCAACGTGGCACCCAATGGAGTCAACGTGGCGCCCGCCGGCTCCACCGCGGCGCCCCCCAGACTCAACCCGTTGCCGAGCGGGGTCACCCTGGGCCCGGGCGGCCTCATCCCCGCTGCCGGTGGCCTCATCCTGGCCCCGGGCGCGCTGCTGCCGGCGCCGGTGAGCGTGGCGTTGGCTCCGGGCGCGGCGGCTCCGAGCGGCTCCGCTTCGGACGGGCCCTTCACGTGCTCCTTGTGCTGGAAAGTCTTCAAGAAGCCGAGTCACCTCCACCAGCACCAGATCATCCACACGGGCGAGAAGCCCTTTACCTGCTCCGTGTGCTCCAAGAGCTTCAACCGCCGCGAGAGCCTCACGCGCCACGTGAAGACGCACTCGGGGCTGCTCCGCGTTCCCTGCGCCGTGTGCGGGAAGGAATTCCGGGACCCGGCTTACCTGCTGCGGCACCAAGCGGCGGCGCACGGCGCCCAGCGCCCTCCCGCTTACGCCTGCGACGTGTGCGGCAAAGCCTACGCGGCGCCGCAGAGCCTCCTGCGGCACCGGCAGCTCCACGCCGCTTATCCCGCCCTTCCCAAAGCGTTCCCGGGGGAAGGGAAGGCGGGGACGGGCGGGAAGAGCTTCAGCTGCGGGATCTGCGGCCGCTGCTTCGGCCGCCGGGAGACGCTGAAGCGCCACGAGCGCATCCACACGGGCGAGAAGCCGCATCAATGCGCCGTGTGCGGGAAGCGCTTCCGCGAGTCCTTCCACCTGAGCAAGCACCACGTCGTGCACACGCGCGAGCGGCCCTACAAGTGCGAGCTGTGCGGGAAGGCTTTCGGCTACCCGCAGAGCCTCACGCGCCACAAACAGATCCACCGGCTCCCGCTTCCCACCGGGAATACCGACGGGCTCAGCTATGGCTGCGCCGAGTGTGGGGAGCGCTTCCCGGACCTGCTGCGCGCCGTGGGGCACAAGGAGGCGCACGCCCAGGACAAGCCGTTCGGCTGCGACGCCTGCGGGAAAGCTTTCGGCTTCTTGGAGAACCTCATGTGGCACAAACTGAGCCACCAACCGGCACCGGAGCGGCTGCTCCCGGCGGCCCCGGAGCccccggagccgccgccggTGGTGCCGAGCTCCGAGCGCTTCTCCTGCGGGACGTGCGGGCGCAGCTTCCGCCGCTTCTTAGCGCTGGTGACCCACAAATACCGGCACCTCCCGGCGCCGCAGCGGCCGCCACCGGCTTGCTCCGAATGCGGCCGCCGCTTCCCGGGCGCGTACGAGCTGCTGCGGCACCGGCGGCGCCACCGGAGCCGTTGCCGTTCGTGCGGGCGGCGCTTTTGGGCCGCGGCGCTGCTGCGGCGGCACCGGCGGCGCTGCCCCGGCGAGGAGCGGCCGCTGCGCTGCGGCGCTTGCGGGCGGCGCTTCCGCCACCGCTGGGCCCTGCGGCGCCACCGCCTCGTCCACGCCGGCGCCCGCGCCTTTAAGTGCGCCCGGTGCCGGCGCCGCTTCGCGGGGCCCGCGGCGCTGAGCGAGCACCAGCGCGTGCACGGCGCCGGCGGGAGGCTGCGGCGGTGCCGCGCCTGCGGCAGCACCTTCCGCTACCGGCGCAACCTGCTGGAGCACCGGCGCGGCCACCACGGCGCCTACGGCTGCGAGCGCTGCGGCAAGAGCTTTTTCCACCTCGCCTGCGCCCTCGGGCACCGcagctgccgccgccgccggctccGCGCCGGGCCCCGGCGGCGCCGcgatggggcgggggggaaggggggcagcgggggggggggatgcggaggggtgaggggggggggaaggggaaaaggggggtgggggtggggagggggaagggggggagggggtggcGCGGTGTGA
- the SPHK2 gene encoding LOW QUALITY PROTEIN: sphingosine kinase 2 (The sequence of the model RefSeq protein was modified relative to this genomic sequence to represent the inferred CDS: deleted 2 bases in 2 codons) produces MGVGRERDRHRVQAPPDAPPPAPPMPEEPLLEGDFGGPPGGGGGGGAGGPRFHLCLTRTELRVWGGGAGGPGGAPPEALPMADVIGCHTLRAPGLPSAAFFAVYAYPPRGRAGPGGARRRRRAPTFRVDAEPRYEGNRATAERWARVIRCLVRGLPLPPPAELPPEPRRRRLLLLLNPFGGRGRALSWCQSHVLPMVSEADISFNLIQTERANHARELVAGLSLDEWDGIVTASGDGLLYEVVNGLLARPDWAAALRIPLGILPCGSGNGLAAAINCHCGLSPALGLSLLQNCAVLLCRGAPEPPRLDLVSVTTASGQRHFSFLAVAWGLVADVDTGSEWLRRLGPARFALGAAARLLALPRYRGRLSYLPALPRSATAATGAAAASGAATAALPRALSEPGLGGDWAGSPGGGGSAGGGDGEVQGANSMGMDTSRDGDTPRDGDTPRDGDAPSDGATNVHGATSMYGDTPSDGDTPRDGDTPRDGATSVCGNTPSDGDTPSNGATNVHGATSIGGDTPSDGATPRDGATNVHGGTQNDGDTPNMETPQVMEIPHVTEPPMSMEPPRCTVPPQWEWAPQVMEPPQMMPTPQMTETPQAKEAPMSMEPPQHMWTPQVTEPPQMTPTPQALEPPTLTAPPQPMPPPPSAGPSAPPGPIDDLLPPLGQPLPAGWVTLEGDFVLVLAMAQSHLGAELVAAPLARPDDGLLHVCYVRGGVSRAALLRALLAMARGGAGPPCAVSRVPARAFRLEPLSPRGTLTVDGERVEYGPVQGQVHRGLARLLTPPPPP; encoded by the exons atggGCGTCGGGCGAGAACGGGACCGGCACCGAGTGCAG GCCCCCCCGGACgcgcccccccccgcgcccccaATGCCGGAGGAGCCGCTTCTTGAGGGGGACTTCGGGGGCCCCccaggcggggggggggggggcggcgcggggggTCCCCGCTTCCACCTGTGTCTGACCCGCACCGAGCTGCgggtgtggggggggggcgcgggggggcccgggggggcgCCCCCGGAGGCGCTGCCCATGGCGGATGTGATCGGGTGCCACACGCTGCGCGCCCCGGGGCTCCCCTCCGCAGCCTTCTTCGCGGTGTACGCGTACCCCCCCCGCGGCagggcggggccgggcggggcgcggcgccgccgccgggcccccACGTTCCGGGTGGATGCGGAGCCCCGGTACGAAGGGAACCGGGCGACGGCGGAACGATGGGCCAGGGTCATCCGGTGCCTCGTGCGGGGGCTGCCGCTGCCGCCCCCTGCCG AGCTCCCCCCGGAGCCGCGGCGccggcggctgctgctgctgctgaacccCTTtgggggccggggccgggccctGAGCTGGTGCCAGAGCCACGTCCTGCCCATGGTCAGCGAGGCCGACATCAGCTTCAACCTCATCCAGACCG AGCGGGCGAACCACGCACGGGAGCTGGTGGCCGGGCTCAGCCTGGATGAATGGGACGGGATCGTCACCGCCTCCGGGGACGGGCTCCTCTATGAG GTGGTGAATGGGCTCCTGGCCCGGCCCGACTGGGCAGCGGCGCTGCGCATCCCGCTGGGAATCCTGCCCTGTGGGTCCGGGAATGGGCTGGCGGCCGCCATCAACTGCCACTGCGG GCTGTCCCCGGCGCTGGGGCTGTCGCTGCTGCAGAACTGCGCGGTGCTGCTGTGCCGGGGGGCGCCGGAGCCGCCGCGCCTCGACCTGGTGTCGGTGACCACGGCGTCGGGGCAGCGGCACTTCTCCTTCCTGGCCGTGGCCTGGGGGCTGGTGGCCGACGTGGACACGGGCAGCGAGTGGCTGCGGCGCCTGGGCCCGGCGCGCTTCGCCCTGGGCGCGGCAGCGCGGCTGCTGGCGCTGCCCCGGTACCGCGGCCGCCTCAGCTACCTGCCCGCGCTGCCCCGCAGCGCCACCGCGGCCACCGGCGCGGCCGCAGCGAGCGGCGCCGCCACCGCCGCGCTGCCCCGCGCCCTCAGCGAGCCCGGGCTCGGCGGGGACTGGGCGGGCAGCCCCGGCGGGGGAGGAAGCGCAGGGGGTGGAGATGGCGAGGTGCAGGGAGCCAACTCCATGGGGATGGATACCTCAAGGGATGGGGATACCCCGAGAGATGGGGATACCCCAAGAGATGGAGATGCCCCAAGCGATGGAGCCACCAATGTCCATGGAGCCACTTCGATGTATGGGGACACCCCAAGTGATGGAGACACCCCAAGGGATGGAGACACCCCAAGGGATGGAGCCACCTCAGTGTGTGGGAACACCCCAAGTGATGGAGACACCCCAAGCAATGGAGCCACCAATGTTCATGGAGCCACCTCAATAGGTGGGGACACCCCAAGTGATGGAGCCACCCCAAGGGATGGAGCCACCAATGTCCATGGAGGCACCCAAAATGATGGGGATACCCCCAAC ATGGAGACACCCCAAGTGATGGAGATACCCCATGTGACGGAGCCACCAATGTCCATGGAGCCACCAAGGTGCACAGTGCCACCTCAATGGGAATGGGCACCCCAAGTGATGGAGCCACCCCAAATGATGCCGACACCCCAAATGACAGAGACACCCCAAGCGAAGGAGGCACCAATGTCCATGGAGCCACCTCAACATATGTGGACACCCCAAGTGACAGAGCCACCCCAAATGACACCAACACCCCAAGCGCTGGAGCCCCCAACACTCACGGCACCGCCTCAAcccatgcccccccccccaagcgCCGGCCCCTCCGCTCCCCCCGGCCCCATCGACGACCTCCTGCCGCCGCTGGGGCAGCCGCTGCCCGCGGGGTGGGTGACCCTGGAGGGGGACTTCGTGCTGGTGCTCGCCATGGCCCAGTCCCACCTGGGCGCGGAGCTGGTGGCGGCGCCGCTCGCCCGCCCCGACGACGGGCTCCTCCACGTGTGCTAcgtgcgg gggggggtgtcgcGGGCCGCGCTGCTGCGGGCGCTGCTGGCCATGGCCCGGGGTGGGGCCGGACCCCCCTGCGCCGTGTCCCGTGTCCCGGCCCGGGCGTTCCGCCTGGAGCCGCTGTCCCCCCGCGGGACGCTGACGGTGGACGGGGAGCGGGTGGAGTACGGCCCCGTGCAGGGGCAGGTGCACCGCGGGCTGGCGCGGCTGCTCACACCGCCCCCCCCGCCGTGA
- the CCDC106 gene encoding coiled-coil domain-containing protein 106, with product MRSGRPAEVPGGSGGAGGVPAMAERRRRPVKKDEETFEISIPFEEPPPVEPPLFYSISPPSGAYEDPPGPRAQLTLALERNSWLQKRIQDLEEERDFLRSQLQRFIWGSQDPPRCRWEPRAGPGPDPEAEAASGGSSPGPGAGPERRLQRPRRRLGRSRPHERQRVKDADGVLSRYKKILTTFQRLKSMSRAFAHHRVDRNTVALTTPIAELLLVAPEKLSEVGEFDPSKERLLEYSRRCFLALDPDTLQKVQALKKSKLLLPITYRFKR from the exons ATGCGGAGCGGG cgACCCGCAGAGGTGCCCGGAGGCagcgggggggccgggggggtccCCGCCATGGCCGAGCGCCGCCGCCGACCCG TTAAAAAGGATGAGGAGACCTTTGAGATCTCGATCCCCTTTGAGGAGCCCCCCCCGGTGGAGCCCCCCTTGTTCTACAGCATCAGCCCCCCCTCGGGCGCCTACGAAG ACCCCCCCGGGCCACGGGCGCAGCTGACCTTGGCCCTGGAGCGCAATTCCTGGCTCCAGAAGCGGATCCAGGACCTGGAGGAGGAGCGGGATTTCCTGCGGAGTCAACTGCAGAGATTCATCTGGGGCAGCC AGGACCCCCCCCGCTGCCGGTGGGAGCCtcgggcggggccggggccggacCCTGAGGCCGAGGCCGCGAGCGGCGgctccagccccggccccggcgccggCCCCGAGCGGCGGCTGCAGCGCCCCCGGCGGCGGCTCGGCCGGAGCCGGCCCCACGAGCGGCAGCGCG TGAAGGACGCCGACGGGGTCCTGTCCCGCTACAAGAAGATCCTGACGACGTTCCAGCGCCTCAAGAGCATGAGCCGCGCGTTCGCCCACCACCGCGTGGACCGGAACACGGTGGCTCTGACCACCCCCATCGCGGAGCTGCTGCTCGTGGCCCCCGAGAAGCTGTCGGAGGTCGGCGAGTTCGACCCCTCCAAGGAGCGTCTCCTCGAGTACTCGCGACGCTGCTTCCTCGCCCTCGACCCCGACACGCTGCAGAAGGTGCAGGCCCTCAAGAAGAGCAAACTGCTGCTGCCCATCACCTACCGCTTCAAGCGGTGa
- the LOC115618833 gene encoding zinc finger and SCAN domain-containing protein 22-like, with the protein MSAPHGDPNGSAPPPPPPADPPPPGGRYLLIDAQGLPYTVLVTDSGGAAVPSGDHSAALRCAPNSDHSAALRCAPGTDHSAALLCAPSSDHSAALRCSAGTDHSAALLCAPSSDHSAALRRAPRTDHSAALRCPECGRAFPFPSYLRRHRIAHSPHKPHECRACGKAFKRRSHLERHRVSHGGRQPHACALCPRRFRHPGELGQHQRVHSGERPFQCALCQRRFGERGALRRHLRRKSHARA; encoded by the exons ATGTCTGCTCCTCACGGGGACCCCAATGGCTCTGCTCCCC ctccaccccCCCCCGCGGACCCTCCCCCCCCGGGGGGTCGTTACCTGCTCATCGACGCGCAGGGGCTGCCCTACACGGTGCTTGTCACGGACAGCGGCGGCGCTGCAGTTCCCAGCGGCGACCACAGCGCGGCGCTGCGCTGCGCTCCCAACAGTGACCACAGCGCGGCGCTGCGCTGCGCTCCCGGCACCGACCACAGCGCGGCGCTGCTCTGCGCTCCCAGCAGTGACCACAGCGCGGCGCTGCGCTGCTCTGCCGGCACCGACCACAGCGCGGCGCTGCTCTGCGCTCCCAGCAGTGACCACAGCGCGGCGCTGCGCCGCGCTCCCCGCACTGACCACAGCGCGGCGCTGCGGTGCCCGGAATGCGGCCGCGCGTTCCCGTTCCCGTCCTACCTCCGCCGCCACCGCATCGCGCACTCCCCGCACAAGCCCCACGAGTGCCGCGCCTGCGGCAAAGCCTTCAAGCGGCGCTCGCACCTCGAGCGGCACCGGGTGAGCCACGGCGGGCGGCAGCCCCACGCCTGCGCCCTGTGCCCGCGCCGCTTCCGCCACCCCGGCGAGCTGGGGCAGCACCAGCGGGTGCACAGCGGCGAGCGCCCCTTCCAGTGCGCCCTGTGCCAGCGGCGCTTCGGGGAGCGCGGGGCCCTGCGACGGCACCTGCGGCGCAAGAGCCACGCGCGGGCGTGA